Within the Desulfurellaceae bacterium genome, the region GGCCAGCTGGCGGCTGCGAAAGGGAATCGCGTAATACATGAGCAGCGAGCGCAGCAGGCCCAGCTGCCCCGCATCCAGACCGAAGTGCATCCTGGTGTCCTCATTTTCTCCTGATACCCACCCGAGTCGGGATCAGGACTGCCAGCGGGCGCAGGCCGCCTATCCCCGTGCGCCCTGCTCGGCCAGCTCAATCGGTTCCGGAACAACCAGAAAATACAATACCAGGGCCGCGATCAACAACACCCCGGCAATGACCAGAAACGGCAGCGACCAGTCTCCGGTCGCCGCCACCAGAAAGCCGGCGCTCATCGGTCCGAAGATACCGGCAAAATTGCCCGCCCCATTCATCACTCCGGAAATTGTCCCGGTCTGTTTGGCGTCCAGCTCGAGCGGCACCGCCCAGCAGGCGCCGCCACCCAGGTTGGCCAGATACATGTACAGGGTGATACACACGACCGACACCGCCGCCCACGGCACCAGCGCGGCGGCCACAATCATCGGCACGCCCAGCAGGGTACACAGCGCCGGCGCCCGGGCTCGGGCAAAGCGCTTGCTGAAACCGCGCCGCAGCAGGACATCCGAGAGCGTCCCGCCGCTGATCGCTCCGACAAAACCGGCCACCGTCGGCAGCATACCCAGCCAGCCCATGGTCTGCATGGAAAAGCCGCGCGCGTGTACCAGATAGGTCGGCAGCCACAGGATCACCATCCACAGGCCGTAGACCATGCACAGATAGCCGAACGACAGCCACAGCACCTGGGGAGACCGCAGCACCGTGCGCAGCGAGCCGCCGGTCTGGGGACGCTCGGCCAGACTGGCCTCAATCTCCTCGCGCTCGGCTTGGCTGATCCGTGGGTGCTCGGCCGGGCTGTTGGTCGCAAACAGCAGCCACACCAGCAGCCACACGCCGCCCAGCACGGCGTTAAAGTAAAAGACCGCCGGCCAGGAAAAGCTCAGCACGATCCAGGTGGTGACCGGATAGGCCAGGGCCTGTCCCAGGTGGGCGCCGGACAGGCTCACGGTCAGCGCCCGGCCGTACTCGTGGCGCGGAAACCAGCGCGAGGCTAGCGCGGCGTAGGACGGGAAACTGACCGCCTCGAACAGGCCAACGCTGAAGCGGATGGCCAGCATCAACCCAAAGGCCAGCGCGCCGAGCGGCGTCAGAGCGGTGAACACGGAAAAGCCGATGCACGCCACGGCCAGCACCCGGCAGGTGTTCCAGCGGTCGGCCAACATGCCGCCGGGAATCTGCAACAGCGTGTAGCCGATGAGAAAGGCCGAAAATATCAGACCGAAGCGGGCTTCGTCCCAGCCCAGCGCGAGCATCATGACCGGAGCGGCGACTGAGATATTGACCCGGTCGGCATAGTTGATCATGCTGCCGCTGGCCAGCAGTCCAACCAGCCGGTAGCGAACGGGCCAAGCCATAGTCTGCCTCCTTTTTACCCTGCACAGTCAGCCGGGGATGCGCGACAGCGCAGACGCTCGAATCCTACTCCAAGTCGGCAGGCACGGTCAAAGGAAAATGAACGCCGACCGAGCCTGGAACCAGATTTCTCAGGTTGACAATAAAATCCATAAGGTTGACAATATATTGCGGAAAGGTTGACAAAGGAGACGAAAAAGACAATGCCAGGGACACGGGAGAGAGGCCGAGCAATTCGGCACTTCATTCTTGGGCAAGTTGACTCGAATCGTAAGGGTATCGCTCACCTGACCGCCACCCATTTCAATATCTCTCGTCAAGCCGTCAATAAACATCTCCACCGTCTTGTGAGAGAGGGACTCCTGACTGTCGAGGGAACGACCCGCAACCGTGGCTACGCGCTGGCGGTCCTGGATCAAAAGTCCATATTTGTTCCATTAACCAGCACGACAGCAGAGGATCACGTATGGCGGGAGAAGATTGCACCTCTGCTCTCAGACCTCCCTCGGAGGGCCAGAGATATTTGGCAGTATGGCTTTACGGAAATGCTGAACAACGCGATTGACCACTCTTCGGGCACGAGCGTGCACGTCACCATTGAGCGGACAGCCCTGTCAGTCAAAATGGATCTCATGGACGACGGAGAAGGCATCTTCCGCAAGATTCAGAGAGAGTTGAACTTGTTTGACGAACGACACTCCGTGCTCGAATTAGCGAAGGGGAAGCTGACGACGGACCCCGACCACCACACGGGTGAAGGGATTTTCTTTACCTCACGGATATTTGACGAGTTTTACATTCGCTCTGGTGAGGTTTTCTTCTCGCACCAAAATCCCAAAGACGAAGATTGGATTTTAGAAGCACCGGCAAGACCGGGAACAGCGGTCTTCCTGACGTTAAGCAATGCTACCGAGAGGACAACCAAAGAGGTCTTCGACGAATTTGCCTCGGGCGAAGACTACGGGTTTTCAAAGACCGTTGTTCCTGTCGGCTTGGTTCGGTACGGAGACGAAGCGTTAATATCGCGCTCGCAGGCTAAACGTTTGTTGACACGATTTGAGCGGTTCCGCACTGTCATTTTAGATTTTGAAGGCATCGAGCAGATTGGGCAGGGATTTGCTGACGAAGTGTTTCGAGTCTTCGCACAGGAGCATCCGGACATTGAACTCGTGCCAATCAAGGCAAACGCTCAAGTCCGAGCCATGATCGGGCGGGTAAGCAGCGGGCGATAAAGGCTGACAGCCGGTACGCGGGACGGTTAGCGGGGAGTCATATCCAGGCGCTGGGAACCGGACCGATCTCTTGCTTCCGGTTCACAGACGCAGTAGTAACGGAGAAGACTCAACCAGACCAGTAACGTCGTTTCGACCATGTACGTATCAACATTATAAGGAGGGCGAGACATGGCAGAATTTGATGTGGTGATCAAAGACGGGACGATCATTGATGGCACCAAGGTGCCGCGCTACCGCGCCGACCTGGGGATCAAGAACGGCAAGGTGGCCAAGATCGGCCGGCTGCAAGCCAGCGATGCGACTCGGGTCATTGACGCCAGCGGGCTGATTGTCGCCCCGGGCGCGATCGATCTGCATACCCACTACGACGCCCAGATCCACTGGGACCCCTACTGCACGATCGGCAGCTGGCACGGAATTACGTCGGTGACGCTGGGTAATTGCGGCTTCGGCTTTGCTCCGCTGCGGGCGCAGGATGCCGAGCGGGCGATGCTGGCCCTGTCGCGCAACGAGGCGATTCCGCTCGAACCCATGCAGGTCTCGATCAAGGTGGACTGGGAGACCTTTCCCCAGTACATGGACCGCCTCGAACGGCTGCCCCTGGGGGTCAACATCTCGCAGCTGTTTCCGATTTCGCCGGCCGTGGCGTATGAGATGGGTGGCTTCGACGAGGCCAAAAAACGGCTGCCGAACGACAAGGACATGGAGCGCATCCTGCACCATTTCCACGGGGCGATGCAGGCCGGCGCCGCCGGCTGGTCGACCCAGCGCCTGATCTCGCGCGGTGCCCTGCAGCGCGACTATGACGGCACGCCGATGATTTCGGACATTCTGCCCGAGGATTTCTATCTGACCATGGCCCGCGAGCTGGGCAAGAGCGGCGGCGACGGCTTCATCCAGATCACCCAGTCCACGGTCGAGGCCGACCAGTCGGCCTTTGGCACTCAGGGCGATATTGACTTCAGCGCCCAGATGGCCTCGGAGAGCGGCTGCTCGGTGCTGTTCAACGCCATCGTGGTCAACGACCGTTTTCCCGAAGTCCACCAGGCCCAGCTGCAGCGCATTGCCGAGCATAACGCCGAGGGCCGGCGGGTACTGGGACAGGGCCTGACCACCCGGATGCCGGCTCGGCTGACCCTGGAGGACTGGAACCTGTTTGACGACAGCGAGGCCTGGCGCAACGCCACGGTCGGCACCGTTGAGGAGCGCAAAGCCAAGCTGTCCGACCCGCAGATGCGCAAGGCGCTCCAGCAGGACTTCGACAGCCCGAAATCGAGCGAC harbors:
- a CDS encoding amidohydrolase family protein → MAEFDVVIKDGTIIDGTKVPRYRADLGIKNGKVAKIGRLQASDATRVIDASGLIVAPGAIDLHTHYDAQIHWDPYCTIGSWHGITSVTLGNCGFGFAPLRAQDAERAMLALSRNEAIPLEPMQVSIKVDWETFPQYMDRLERLPLGVNISQLFPISPAVAYEMGGFDEAKKRLPNDKDMERILHHFHGAMQAGAAGWSTQRLISRGALQRDYDGTPMISDILPEDFYLTMARELGKSGGDGFIQITQSTVEADQSAFGTQGDIDFSAQMASESGCSVLFNAIVVNDRFPEVHQAQLQRIAEHNAEGRRVLGQGLTTRMPARLTLEDWNLFDDSEAWRNATVGTVEERKAKLSDPQMRKALQQDFDSPKSSDFLFGELPKFIARKVRHPGLKDKYEGLSISQIAERENKHPIDAMLDLSVADDLRTEWAGPVTAAKVENFKELMESPYVLPGVSDGGAHVKFITPSIYPTEVLAWMSRDAGLLSLEEAHFRLSGLMAWASCIKDRGTLREGNAADIMIYDLDKLNALPDEIVHDLPAGEWRRVQRAEGYRYIMVNGEPIFEDGDCTGATPGKLLRGGQAR
- a CDS encoding DUF4325 domain-containing protein produces the protein MPGTRERGRAIRHFILGQVDSNRKGIAHLTATHFNISRQAVNKHLHRLVREGLLTVEGTTRNRGYALAVLDQKSIFVPLTSTTAEDHVWREKIAPLLSDLPRRARDIWQYGFTEMLNNAIDHSSGTSVHVTIERTALSVKMDLMDDGEGIFRKIQRELNLFDERHSVLELAKGKLTTDPDHHTGEGIFFTSRIFDEFYIRSGEVFFSHQNPKDEDWILEAPARPGTAVFLTLSNATERTTKEVFDEFASGEDYGFSKTVVPVGLVRYGDEALISRSQAKRLLTRFERFRTVILDFEGIEQIGQGFADEVFRVFAQEHPDIELVPIKANAQVRAMIGRVSSGR
- a CDS encoding MFS transporter, whose amino-acid sequence is MAWPVRYRLVGLLASGSMINYADRVNISVAAPVMMLALGWDEARFGLIFSAFLIGYTLLQIPGGMLADRWNTCRVLAVACIGFSVFTALTPLGALAFGLMLAIRFSVGLFEAVSFPSYAALASRWFPRHEYGRALTVSLSGAHLGQALAYPVTTWIVLSFSWPAVFYFNAVLGGVWLLVWLLFATNSPAEHPRISQAEREEIEASLAERPQTGGSLRTVLRSPQVLWLSFGYLCMVYGLWMVILWLPTYLVHARGFSMQTMGWLGMLPTVAGFVGAISGGTLSDVLLRRGFSKRFARARAPALCTLLGVPMIVAAALVPWAAVSVVCITLYMYLANLGGGACWAVPLELDAKQTGTISGVMNGAGNFAGIFGPMSAGFLVAATGDWSLPFLVIAGVLLIAALVLYFLVVPEPIELAEQGARG